The following proteins come from a genomic window of Streptomyces sp. NBC_01716:
- a CDS encoding histidine phosphatase family protein: MGELLLIRHGETEWSLSGQHTSSTDLPLTAHGEAQARALVPVLADRPIGLTLVSPLARARRTAELAGLRSTRICPDLHEWNYGGYEGVTTEEIRRTRPDWNLWTDGTIAGPGGHPGESPSEVSDRADRVLAEVRAAAERASDEDVALVGHSHFLRVLTARYLGLTAAQGTLFQLETGTVSRLGTEHGNPVITAWNLVLPESLLRTVQDLPASA; the protein is encoded by the coding sequence ATGGGCGAGTTGCTCCTCATCAGACACGGCGAGACCGAGTGGTCGCTGTCCGGACAGCACACCAGCTCGACGGATCTGCCGCTGACCGCCCACGGCGAGGCCCAGGCCCGCGCCCTGGTCCCCGTACTGGCCGACCGGCCGATCGGCCTGACCCTCGTCAGCCCGCTGGCCCGCGCCCGCCGTACCGCCGAACTCGCCGGGCTGCGGTCCACCCGCATCTGCCCCGACCTGCACGAATGGAACTACGGCGGCTACGAGGGCGTGACCACCGAGGAGATCCGCCGTACCCGCCCCGACTGGAATCTCTGGACGGACGGGACCATCGCCGGCCCCGGCGGGCACCCGGGCGAGAGCCCCTCGGAGGTCAGCGACCGGGCGGACAGGGTGCTCGCCGAGGTGCGCGCCGCCGCCGAACGCGCGAGTGACGAGGACGTCGCCCTGGTGGGCCACTCGCACTTCCTCCGGGTGCTCACCGCGCGCTATCTCGGGCTCACGGCGGCCCAGGGCACGCTGTTCCAGCTGGAGACGGGGACGGTGTCCCGGCTCGGTACCGAACACGGCAATCCGGTCATCACGGCATGGAATCTGGTCCTGCCCGAGAGCCTGCTGCGCACCGTCCAGGATCTGCCCGCCAGCGCCTGA
- a CDS encoding SLC13 family permease yields the protein MSAELISILVLVVVFVIATTRSINMGALAFAAAFGVGELVADLDADGIFAGFPGDLFVVLVGVTYLFAIARANGTTDWLVHASIRLVRGRIALIPWVMFALTGALTAIGAVSPAAVAIVAPIALSFAARYGISPLLMGALVVHGAQAGGFSPISIYGSIVNGVVERENLPGNELVLFLASLFVNLIVAAIIFVLFGGLKLKGRDLDSEGDGRDKDGADSALSADASGLTPARIATLAALGALVVAVLGFDLDAGLSAITLAVVLSAFWPDTSRKAVTEVAWPTVLLICGVLTYVGVLEEMGTIEYAGNAVGDIGVPLLAAVLLCYIAAVISAFASSVGIMGALIPLAVPFLAQGEIGAVGMIAALAVSATVVDVSPFSTNGALVLAAAPDVDRDRFFRQLMVYGGIVVAVVPAAVWLVLVVPGFG from the coding sequence ATGTCCGCCGAACTGATCTCGATCCTTGTACTCGTGGTCGTCTTCGTGATCGCCACGACCCGCTCGATCAACATGGGCGCGCTCGCGTTCGCCGCCGCCTTCGGAGTCGGCGAACTCGTCGCCGACCTGGACGCGGACGGTATCTTCGCCGGATTTCCCGGCGACCTGTTCGTGGTGCTCGTCGGTGTCACGTATCTCTTCGCCATCGCACGCGCCAACGGCACCACCGACTGGCTGGTGCACGCCTCGATCCGGCTCGTACGCGGCCGGATCGCGCTCATACCCTGGGTGATGTTCGCTCTCACCGGAGCGCTGACCGCCATCGGCGCCGTCAGCCCGGCGGCCGTCGCGATCGTCGCGCCCATCGCGCTGAGTTTCGCCGCGCGGTACGGCATCAGCCCGCTGCTGATGGGCGCACTGGTCGTGCACGGTGCCCAGGCGGGCGGCTTCTCGCCGATCAGCATCTACGGCTCGATCGTCAACGGGGTGGTGGAGCGCGAGAATCTGCCCGGGAACGAACTTGTCCTGTTCCTCGCCTCCCTCTTCGTCAACCTGATCGTCGCGGCGATCATCTTCGTCCTCTTCGGCGGGCTGAAGCTGAAGGGGCGTGACCTCGACAGCGAGGGCGACGGCCGCGACAAGGACGGCGCCGACAGTGCCCTTTCGGCCGATGCCTCGGGCCTCACTCCCGCCCGTATCGCCACGCTCGCCGCCCTCGGGGCGCTCGTCGTCGCCGTCCTCGGGTTCGACCTCGACGCCGGGCTCAGCGCCATCACCCTCGCCGTCGTCCTCAGCGCCTTCTGGCCCGACACGAGCCGCAAGGCGGTCACCGAGGTCGCCTGGCCGACCGTGCTGCTCATCTGCGGTGTCCTGACCTACGTCGGTGTCCTGGAGGAGATGGGCACGATCGAGTACGCGGGCAACGCGGTCGGCGACATCGGAGTGCCGCTGCTCGCCGCCGTCCTGCTCTGCTACATAGCCGCCGTCATCTCCGCCTTCGCCTCCTCCGTCGGCATCATGGGCGCACTCATCCCGCTCGCCGTGCCGTTCCTCGCCCAGGGGGAGATCGGGGCGGTCGGCATGATCGCCGCGCTCGCCGTCTCGGCGACCGTCGTGGACGTCAGTCCCTTCTCCACCAACGGCGCCCTCGTACTGGCGGCGGCGCCCGATGTCGACCGGGACCGCTTCTTCCGGCAGTTGATGGTGTACGGAGGCATCGTGGTGGCGGTGGTACCCGCGGCCGTATGGCTCGTGCTGGTCGTGCCAGGCTTCGGATGA
- a CDS encoding FadR/GntR family transcriptional regulator: MSDALRPMTRPRLYEQVLDRLRRHVADVDLRAGDRLPPERELAGRLGVSRASVKQAIVVLEVQGLVEVRHGDGTYLVRDSLDAEPVERLVERKRRLPDVLEAREALETKLAELAAERRTAEDLTAMRAALDHMAAEIEAGDHGVEGDRLFHAAVTAAAHSGLLAEFMRSIAEQITESRNESLRQPGRPQRSLAQHRAILEAIEAQRGKAAATAMRRHVRTVAKVRLLDWDPGDDA, from the coding sequence GTGTCCGACGCACTGCGGCCGATGACCCGGCCGCGACTGTACGAACAGGTCCTCGACAGACTCCGCCGCCATGTGGCGGACGTCGATCTGCGGGCGGGCGACCGGCTGCCGCCCGAGCGTGAACTGGCGGGGCGGCTCGGCGTCAGCCGGGCGTCGGTGAAGCAGGCCATCGTCGTCCTCGAAGTGCAGGGACTCGTCGAGGTACGGCACGGCGACGGCACCTATCTCGTCCGCGACAGCCTCGACGCCGAACCGGTCGAACGGCTCGTGGAACGCAAGCGCCGGCTGCCCGACGTACTGGAAGCGCGCGAGGCCCTGGAGACCAAACTCGCCGAACTGGCCGCCGAGCGGCGCACGGCGGAGGATCTGACCGCGATGCGGGCGGCGCTCGATCACATGGCCGCCGAGATCGAGGCGGGCGATCACGGCGTCGAGGGCGACCGGCTCTTCCACGCGGCGGTGACGGCGGCGGCGCACAGCGGTCTGCTGGCCGAATTCATGAGGTCCATCGCGGAGCAGATCACCGAGAGCCGCAACGAGTCGCTGCGCCAGCCGGGCCGGCCCCAGCGCTCACTCGCCCAGCACCGGGCGATCCTCGAAGCGATCGAGGCGCAGCGCGGGAAGGCGGCGGCGACGGCGATGCGCCGCCATGTACGGACGGTGGCGAAGGTACGGCTGCTGGACTGGGACCCGGGCGACGACGCCTGA